One segment of Engraulis encrasicolus isolate BLACKSEA-1 chromosome 7, IST_EnEncr_1.0, whole genome shotgun sequence DNA contains the following:
- the mtmr2 gene encoding myotubularin-related protein 2 isoform X1, whose protein sequence is MEKSGSVDSLGSKQSSSRQPSVDSLSSSSTSRSDRSSQAKAPSAVSSDSVSVPGSPLSPELRSNITRSKPVTKVFRDAFKEDPQLLSKETVQETAKDVTYICPYIGALRGTLTVTNYRLFFKNIDREAGVVLDIPLGVLSRVEKIGGASSRGDVSYGIVCKDIRNLRFVHKQPDDTLKKSIFENLMKYAFPVSNGMPLFACEYDQVFPENGWKVYDAQAEYKRQGLPNESWRMSKVNDHYELCDTYPSTLVVPVTMPDEELKRVAAFRVKGRLPVLSWIHPESQATITRCSQPMVGNNGKRSKEDEKMLQAIMDANAQSHKLFIFDARPSVNAAANKMKGGGFESEDAYQNAELVFLDIHNLHVMRESLRKLKEVVYPNIEDSHWLSNLESTHWLEHIKSILAGALRIADKVESGKTSVVVHCSDGWDRTAQLTSLAMLMLDAHYRTIRGFQVLLEKEWLSFGHRFQLRIGHGDKNHTDADRSPVFLQFIDCVWQMTRQFPAAFEFNESFLITILDHLYSCLFGTFMCNSEQQRLKEELPKKTVSLWSFINSQLEEFSNPLYVNYSSHVLFPVVSMRHLELWVGYYIRWNPRMRPQEPLHQRYKELLAKRAELQKRVEELQREVSSRAASSSSERAGSPTRSITPVQTFV, encoded by the exons ATGGAAAAGAGTGGGAGCGTCGACAGTTTGGGTTCCAAACAATCATCCTCTAGGCAGCCGAGTGTTGACTCACTATCCAG TTCCTCAACGTCACGGTCTGACCGGTCCTCTCAGGCAAAGGCTCCTTCAGCTGTATCCTCGGATTCTGTTTCGGTACCTGGCTCCCCCTTGTCTCCCGAACTTCGG TCCAACATTACAAGAAGCAAGCCAGTCACCAAGGTCTTCAGAGATGCTTTCAAGGAGGATCCACAGTTGTTGAGCAAGGAGACAGTACAAGAGACAG CCAAAGACGTCACCTACATTTGTCCTTATATTGGAGCACTGAGAGGGACCTTGACTGTCACAAACTATCGACTGTTTTTCAAAAATATTGACCGG GAGGCAGGCGTGGTGTTGGACATACCTCTTGGAGTTCTGAGCCGCGTGGAGAAGATTGGGGGTGCTTCAAGTCGTGGGGATGTGTCCTACGGCATCGTCTGTAAG GATATCAGAAATCTGCGCTTTGTACATAAACAGCCTGACGATACTCTAAAGAAGTCAATCTTCGAGAACCTCATGAAATATGCCTTCCCTGTCTCCAATGGAATG CCGCTCTTTGCCTGCGAGTATGACCAGGTTTTCCCTGAGAATGGATGGAAGGTGTATGACGCCCAGGCTGAGTATAAGCGGCAG GGGTTGCCCAATGAGAGCTGGAGGATGTCCAAGGTGAACGACCACTATGAGCTGTGTGACACATACCCGTCCACGCTGGTTGTGCCTGTGACCATGCCTGACGAGGAGTTGAAGAGAGTGGCTGCCTTCAGAGTCAAGGGACGCCTTCCT GTGTTGTCGTGGATCCACCCGGAGAGCCAGGCCACCATCACCCGCTGCAGCCAGCCCATGGTGGGCAACAACGGCAAGCGCAGCAAGGAGGACGAGAAGATGCTGCAGGCCATCATGGACGCCAACGCCCAGTCACACAAGCTCTTCATATTCGACGCCAGGCCCAGCGTCAACGCGGCAGCCAACAAG ATGAAGGGTGGTGGTTTCGAGAGTGAGGACGCCTATCAGAATGCagagctggtgtttctggacatcCACAATCTCCACGTGATGCGGGAATCGCTACGGAAACTTAAGGAGGTGGTGTATCCAAACATTGAGGATTCTCATTGGCTGTCCAACTTGGAGTCAACCCACTGGCTAGAACATATCAAG TCCATCTTGGCGGGCGCCTTGCGGATCGCCGACAAGGTGGAGTCTGGCAAGACGTCGGTGGTGGTGCACTGCAGCGACGGCTGGGACCGCACGGCGCAGCTGACCTCGCTGGCCATGCTGATGCTGGACGCCCACTACCGCACCATCCGGGGCTTCCAGGTGCTGCTGGAGAAGGAGTGGCTCAGCTTCGGACACCGCTTCCAGCTG AGGATTGGCCATGGAGACAAGAACCACACAGATGCAGACCGCTCTCCTGTCTTCCTGCAGTTCATTGACTGTGTTTGGCAAATGACTCGACAG TTTCCAGCAGCATTTGAGTTCAACGAGTCCTTCCTCATCACAATCCTGGACCATCTCTACAGCTGTTTGTTTGGCACATTTATGTGTAACAGTGAGCAGCAACGACTCAAAGAG gaattacCAAAGAAGACTGTGTCACTGTGGTCTTTTATCAACAGCCAGCTTGAGGAGTTCTCTAACCCTCTGTATGTGAACTACTCCTCCCATGTCCTGTTTCCTGTAGTCAGCATGCGCCACCTAGAGCTCTGGGTAGGGTACTACATCCGCTGGAACCCTCGCATGAGGCCACAG gAGCCTCTGCACCAACGCTACAAAGAGCTGCTGGCAAAGCGTGCTGAGCTccagaagagagtggaggagctgCAGCGAGAGGTGTCCAGCCGCGCGGCCTCCTCTTCCTCGGAGAGGGCCGGCTCCCCCACGCGCTCCATCACACCCGTGCAGACCTTCGTCTGA
- the mtmr2 gene encoding myotubularin-related protein 2 isoform X2, whose product MEKSGSVDSLGSKQSSSRQPSVDSLSSSSTSRSDRSSQAKAPSAVSSDSVSSNITRSKPVTKVFRDAFKEDPQLLSKETVQETAKDVTYICPYIGALRGTLTVTNYRLFFKNIDREAGVVLDIPLGVLSRVEKIGGASSRGDVSYGIVCKDIRNLRFVHKQPDDTLKKSIFENLMKYAFPVSNGMPLFACEYDQVFPENGWKVYDAQAEYKRQGLPNESWRMSKVNDHYELCDTYPSTLVVPVTMPDEELKRVAAFRVKGRLPVLSWIHPESQATITRCSQPMVGNNGKRSKEDEKMLQAIMDANAQSHKLFIFDARPSVNAAANKMKGGGFESEDAYQNAELVFLDIHNLHVMRESLRKLKEVVYPNIEDSHWLSNLESTHWLEHIKSILAGALRIADKVESGKTSVVVHCSDGWDRTAQLTSLAMLMLDAHYRTIRGFQVLLEKEWLSFGHRFQLRIGHGDKNHTDADRSPVFLQFIDCVWQMTRQFPAAFEFNESFLITILDHLYSCLFGTFMCNSEQQRLKEELPKKTVSLWSFINSQLEEFSNPLYVNYSSHVLFPVVSMRHLELWVGYYIRWNPRMRPQEPLHQRYKELLAKRAELQKRVEELQREVSSRAASSSSERAGSPTRSITPVQTFV is encoded by the exons ATGGAAAAGAGTGGGAGCGTCGACAGTTTGGGTTCCAAACAATCATCCTCTAGGCAGCCGAGTGTTGACTCACTATCCAG TTCCTCAACGTCACGGTCTGACCGGTCCTCTCAGGCAAAGGCTCCTTCAGCTGTATCCTCGGATTCTGTTTCG TCCAACATTACAAGAAGCAAGCCAGTCACCAAGGTCTTCAGAGATGCTTTCAAGGAGGATCCACAGTTGTTGAGCAAGGAGACAGTACAAGAGACAG CCAAAGACGTCACCTACATTTGTCCTTATATTGGAGCACTGAGAGGGACCTTGACTGTCACAAACTATCGACTGTTTTTCAAAAATATTGACCGG GAGGCAGGCGTGGTGTTGGACATACCTCTTGGAGTTCTGAGCCGCGTGGAGAAGATTGGGGGTGCTTCAAGTCGTGGGGATGTGTCCTACGGCATCGTCTGTAAG GATATCAGAAATCTGCGCTTTGTACATAAACAGCCTGACGATACTCTAAAGAAGTCAATCTTCGAGAACCTCATGAAATATGCCTTCCCTGTCTCCAATGGAATG CCGCTCTTTGCCTGCGAGTATGACCAGGTTTTCCCTGAGAATGGATGGAAGGTGTATGACGCCCAGGCTGAGTATAAGCGGCAG GGGTTGCCCAATGAGAGCTGGAGGATGTCCAAGGTGAACGACCACTATGAGCTGTGTGACACATACCCGTCCACGCTGGTTGTGCCTGTGACCATGCCTGACGAGGAGTTGAAGAGAGTGGCTGCCTTCAGAGTCAAGGGACGCCTTCCT GTGTTGTCGTGGATCCACCCGGAGAGCCAGGCCACCATCACCCGCTGCAGCCAGCCCATGGTGGGCAACAACGGCAAGCGCAGCAAGGAGGACGAGAAGATGCTGCAGGCCATCATGGACGCCAACGCCCAGTCACACAAGCTCTTCATATTCGACGCCAGGCCCAGCGTCAACGCGGCAGCCAACAAG ATGAAGGGTGGTGGTTTCGAGAGTGAGGACGCCTATCAGAATGCagagctggtgtttctggacatcCACAATCTCCACGTGATGCGGGAATCGCTACGGAAACTTAAGGAGGTGGTGTATCCAAACATTGAGGATTCTCATTGGCTGTCCAACTTGGAGTCAACCCACTGGCTAGAACATATCAAG TCCATCTTGGCGGGCGCCTTGCGGATCGCCGACAAGGTGGAGTCTGGCAAGACGTCGGTGGTGGTGCACTGCAGCGACGGCTGGGACCGCACGGCGCAGCTGACCTCGCTGGCCATGCTGATGCTGGACGCCCACTACCGCACCATCCGGGGCTTCCAGGTGCTGCTGGAGAAGGAGTGGCTCAGCTTCGGACACCGCTTCCAGCTG AGGATTGGCCATGGAGACAAGAACCACACAGATGCAGACCGCTCTCCTGTCTTCCTGCAGTTCATTGACTGTGTTTGGCAAATGACTCGACAG TTTCCAGCAGCATTTGAGTTCAACGAGTCCTTCCTCATCACAATCCTGGACCATCTCTACAGCTGTTTGTTTGGCACATTTATGTGTAACAGTGAGCAGCAACGACTCAAAGAG gaattacCAAAGAAGACTGTGTCACTGTGGTCTTTTATCAACAGCCAGCTTGAGGAGTTCTCTAACCCTCTGTATGTGAACTACTCCTCCCATGTCCTGTTTCCTGTAGTCAGCATGCGCCACCTAGAGCTCTGGGTAGGGTACTACATCCGCTGGAACCCTCGCATGAGGCCACAG gAGCCTCTGCACCAACGCTACAAAGAGCTGCTGGCAAAGCGTGCTGAGCTccagaagagagtggaggagctgCAGCGAGAGGTGTCCAGCCGCGCGGCCTCCTCTTCCTCGGAGAGGGCCGGCTCCCCCACGCGCTCCATCACACCCGTGCAGACCTTCGTCTGA